Within Aphelocoma coerulescens isolate FSJ_1873_10779 chromosome 1A, UR_Acoe_1.0, whole genome shotgun sequence, the genomic segment gctgctgtagTTACATCTCCAAAACCTAACCCAGCAAGTTAAgcctgaaaggacatttaatCAGCCGGCTCCAAAACTTTGTGAATCGGACCTGAGCAatcacattttctctttttcagctgACTTATTTATTCCTGGATAGATTTCATTCTTGCTTTGCCTAAACCTCCTAAGCATTACTCTGCATATTTATTTCTCATGCTTTATAAATAAACTATTCTCTGCCTTATTGGAGTCTCTGACACAGCCTCACAATAGCCTTCTTCGTGCCCTATTTTTACctgtattttttgtttctgtctaATCTGATCATTATTTACCcagctttgccttctccttccaCTGCCTCAAAATCTTATGTAGTCTATTCCTTTTTGTCTTGCTTTGCTTACCTTTCCCTTTAATGACCTCAGGATATGAATGACTCCCTCATAAGTGGATCACTCATACTTACCCTTTTACCTCAGCAATTCCAGATCGGATAGTCAGTATGGAGTTATTTTTCTAATGTCTCCCTTTTGAAATTCTAATGCCAGTTTGAACCTCAATGTTTCTAAGGAGACAGAAGTACTAATTCCTCCTGGTATCTCTTCTGCTCgtttttctccacagctgtTGGAAGCTTCACTTCTCCATGTTCACATTCTTAATGTAATTTGAGTTTGTCTTCTTGTCTCCCATGCCTCCAGTCTTCCAGTAATTTTTATCATCTTCTTGTCCAGTATTGTCTAACTTCTCTCTCTTCAAACTTTTGTTGTCCTGCTGTTAATCAGCCACACACCTGTGCTATATCTTGCTTCAATTAATGTAGGCTTTagcttttcagtttttttatGAAGGTGTAGATACTGTGTTTGACCATACCTTGCTTACAATGTCTCCTGGGgatcaaaacattttttcactATTAGTGTGTCACTCACTGTCAGGTTCTTGTCCAATTTACTTTTTAACTCCAGTGTCTGAACAAAACGGTTTAAAGAATGACATGATAgtaattttttaaagcttttcttccCCCTATGCTTTTCCCTCTGGGCACTAAAAGTATATGAAAAAGGCTGACTCCAGACTGAGGAGAGGTGATGTTACAACATGTTCTTTGATGTATAAGCCAGAGTTATGTAGGACTTGAAACATCCTGAGTCAAATATTAAATCTTTGAAACAGAGCAAAAGATTTAGAACATTATTTTTTACTGCCAACTCCAGTTTGAGAATTTTCTTCCATAAACTTTTCAGACTATGATTCCTTAATGTTGATCTCTGCTGTGAAACCTGGTCTACTCTTCAAAATACTGGAGTGCTCAAACAACAAGAAATTAGGATCTGGATATTCAAACTATTAGATTACAGTTTCCTCAGTTCAATACTTCTCAGTATGACAGAGAGGATTTTCACTGTAAACTGTATTTCAGATTACCCTGACCATTGAATTATAGGGAGCCACTTGCTCTAGGGATGTCAAAACTAATTAGCGCAAAAGGATTATGATTttagtaacttttttttctaaatttggccataCTTTTGAAGTGACCAGAACACATTGTATATAGTGATTGATTTTTGAAATTCACACAGCTAATTCCATCTAATGTGACCAGGAAACAATCTGACTTTGGTGgcatttttttttgtagcaGCATACCCTGATCTATGTAAATCTAAAAGAATCAGAGGAAGAATATTGAATGGAGTTATTGGCATTCTTATCCTGCTGTTGGAGATCTGGAGATTTGTTTGtatgtttggtttggtttactTCCCCGCTTAAGTAACATTATTTAACTGTAataagggggaaaggggaggggggggaaggacaaatagagaaaaaaagaaacccacatTTGTAGATTACAAACACAAAGATATATGAGTATAAATTCTGTTTCCAGCATGACAAAAACTATGCACAAACCCTGAAACCCTCTAGTTAATGAGAAGGATTTACAGAAAGGTATCTTCATTGGAACTTGGACTTTAATATGGCCAATTCTTGAGAGCTTTAATTGCCTTAAGGAGGGAGTTCTGCTGTACTCAAACTGTTATTTGAATTATCAATTGTTGTGAGTAGGAGTAAAGGGTTATCCTTTCAATTCTACCTTCTAGCTTGatgagcattttttttccactgactgTAGTCACAGCTACTTGTTAAAAGACTTTAATACACAGTGCAATGGAAAGGAACATCAGCAATGCATTTCTGGAGAACACTGTTCATACTATCTTAGATCATAGCCCAAAATGAGCTGTTGATCTCACCAGTTCTCATTTGTTTGCAGTATAAAACCACCACATGGTTTGGCACAAAAAGAACTCCCCGTTCAGGGAAAGCTGTAGCTTTTGAAGGGTGTAGCAGGTTTACTATACAGTTAAACACAAGGAATACACGAATGGCAGTGTTGTTTAATCACTGAACTAAGTTGCACATGGAAGAAATATGTTATTTGTGTTTTCTACCACCAGATACCTTCCTGGcttgattattttttcccttctctttaaattCTGTGATCCTTTCTAATGAAGGGTTTCTTATTTCCTACCAGTATTGTGGAAACAGTCTAGTCAGAGTATCTATGAGTTCATTGTCTAGATGTTTGCATCATTTAGAAATAAGCACAGCTGACACTGTTTTAGCTGATCAAGTCAAATTAAACCTTCCTTTCTCAGCAAACAAACCTGACCTGAAAGACAATAACACCTTGGTCTATTGCATGGCCTctcattattttctgaaattaatgTTAAATGAATAGGATGTTGAAAAAGGTTGTTTTGGCTTTTGTGCACATGAAACTTGATTCTGCCCTGAACTGTTGAATGCTAATTAACTCTTCATTATTAGAAGTCAACACACAATTACATCTTCTATGTCAGTGTTCAAATTTTGAGGAGGAAGTTTTCAATTAGCATTGTCAAATGAAAATGTAGACATTTGCTATAGAGAAGGAACCCCTTGTTGATTTAGAGTCAAGCGGTGTCAAAGGCACAGCAGGAAATCACCATTAGCCAATCTGGACTTTCTCAACATGCAGCTCCACATCCCATAATCATCACCTTCTGAAGGAGAGCAATTTAGGTAGCAAGTCAATCACATCTGTAACTCTGGCCAGCCCATCTGTGGCATGCATCCACAGATGGGATGAAGATTGCTTACACATTGCAGCTCCTGGACCTACTGCTTGACTCTTTTCTTTATCAGATGTGCCAAACACCATTGGGAGACTGTTGTTATTTTGGAGGCAAGAGATTACTGGCTTATCTTTAAAGTTAAACCAGCTGTTTCATTTTATACAGCCTATATTGCAAATATTAAAGGTCGTAATTGATATATACTGCCATGCTCAGGACATGAAATTGTTGAAAATTGGGATTAATATTCAAATAGAAGACTGAGTCATATGGAATGTTTTTAAGCAAATTTAGAAAGATGTGCTGAGTATGAGTCCACAATTCACTTCCAAAACCAGTCAGTATTGGAACCATGTATCCTGTTTATCCCATTCTTCCATCCCACAAGTGATGCTCTGTGCTGTGGTTGCATGCAACGATTGTGAAGTTGTAAGCTCTGACACTGTGCAGCAGCAGTACCGTGGGGtaggtgatgccatgaagattttttgccttttcttttatacccctgttatacctttttacaacttctgtattcttagtgggttttgcctacattcttggacttgtttgtcaagctaagagactcaacattttagaagcttcgtagttagggatcggTGTGCCCccgagcccaaggtcctctccagaacacattctgtaaaccaagatagaaccatccagtgGAAggatccttggggaggggggctcacttgagcctctcattggggaatcttggatagatatgctaattagtaaaacctataatgttatacctaatgttggggacacaaacacacacacacactcggtGGGgcgcatctcgatgcatatgacctggacgtgtgcacctaaggatccttaaaataaataccaaggtaaaatccctttcccccttctaaccatgtatgactcttaattttaagaccaggaaaaggcatcagaggAATGGACTTCCAAATGTCCCACTCACTCAGCTGTATGGAAATTTAGCTCACAGATGTCTACTTCGTAGAAAAACCTTACAGAATTTAATGGAATTAAAATTTTAGATGATGGTGTTGAGGGTAGACTGTGCCCTTGGTTATTAGAAACTGCAGTTATTTTAGTTTTaactaaaaaaattattaggcTCAACCTTTAAATGTGCAATAAAGATTCATTTGGTTTCTCTTGGAGATTCAGGTTAGCTGTAAACTCAAGGATTAgaattaaacaaaataattagTTAAACACAGACAGGCTAATATAAATTATCTTCCTATTCTTACTtgttctttcattttcctttgtatGTGTGTAATTCAGCTCAGATATAATTTCTGTAGCTTTTAAGTGGAATTGAATGATTGGAGAAAACAGTACAAATAGTAAAtactttgtttaaaaatgtaCCTATCTGGAGGGGGAGCTTTGGTGAAAATGAGTAGATAAGTATGGGTAGCAATAAATATCATGAGGTAAATATTAACTTAAAACAGCACCCTTTGTGTATTTATTGCCTAAAGAAGGCACATCAAGAGATAAAGCTAAATATTCCTTTAGGCTGTAGATAAAGAGTACCATAAAAGATTGAGTATGTTCCTTGCAATCAAATGCCTTAGAGAGGTTCAGCAAGGCTGCCAAATAAATTCCCTGATCTTACCCTgacttgctatttttttttttttttcacttgaattTGCCTTTACATTGGTTTGAATAATTGCTGAATCCAAAGCCAGGCTAATTTTGGCAAGAAATTCCAGAAAAACTGAAAGGACTAATATATAGGGTGATAGAATCATAACTCAGCTGACAGATGGAACCAATTCTGGTATGCTGGTCTGTGCTTGTCCACTACAAAATCATCCCTGGCTCAAAAAAGTAATTCAAATCATGGAGTACTTTTCAACTGGCACATAACACAAGACCATGTGTTCTTACCTTGAAGAGCAATGAAAATTTAGTTTAAATGTCTGGAAGTTGCTGTTGAGTTACAAGTTAGGTTCAGCCTACTCCTAGTGATGCAGTTGCAAATCCATGATGACAGAATAACTGATGGTATGTCACACACTGATGAGATAATGTCATTACTGATCTACATTGTAATAACACAACAAACACTATGATCACTTCTCTACTGGTGACCTAATCTCCCACTTCTGAAAGAGCAATAAATATCTTGCCTTAGAggataaaacacacacaaaagtaAACCATTTCAAGGGAATTTGAAGCCATAGTTTCCAAGTTTTATGTTATGCAAACTTTTGTTATGGTATCAACAGTCATCAGTTTTCCTAATTGGTAGAAATATAGCAATGTTTGCAGTACAGCAGAAAACTGGTTATTTGATTTTATAACCTTAAAAGAAGATTTTACTAGATATTAAAAGCTCCTTTGCAGATGAGATCAGAATACTAATACAGATGTATTATTATACTTAAAAAGACCCAAAATCAAAAAGTCTCTTCAGTGGGAAAATCCAGTACTTCAGGAGAAGTTTTATTCTAAATCTGAACAAAGCTCAGAAAGTTTGAAGtttcttctggaaaacaaaattccTAAAAGTTTTACCAAAGATTCTGGCATTAGAGGTTTAGCTGCTGCCCTGACTCAGGAAGATCCTCATAGTGCTGAAGGAAGTAAGCATTGGTAGCATGAGGAAGAAAGGTTTCCCTGCATCTGGATAAGAAGCCCAGAAGATTAAGACAGACAGAGAGCTCTCCCCCAGTTACAGATCTATGACAGACCTGGAAAGTTTTCCATTTATCTGCACAGCAAGATAGTTGCAGAGTATAAGGTCTTGTGAGCCCAAGAAATGCCTGAGCAAGTAGTCTTAGGACCAGGAAAATATTCTACTGGTAAATTATCAGGCAAGTTATATTATGATCAGGTTTTAGATCATCTATCCTTCTGATCCAAGTACTCTGTGaccaaagaaaaaatatatagagATAGATAGACTCATATTATATGAGTAAACATTCATAGAAATCAGTATGATctcctggaaagaaaaaggctcTGCAGGAATCCAAATGGAAAAGTTCTACtgcaggttttctttttcagacctttcctcttcttttgtttccttgatTCTTCCTAGCTAAGAACAAAAGTTAAGAACTGAAgttatgaatttttaatttttctctctgctgatgaaaagaaataatttttttttactttagtaTCACACGGAATGTATACAAAAACAGGACAAAAATTATTCAAAGGCTTCTTACTTGCTCAGGTGCTATTAAGAAGGGCTTTTATGCcctttttaatgcttttcatACTGATTTTTACAATGTGTTTGTCTAAAGGATGATAAATGTTTTTCTGGATATTTGTACTAATGAGCTGGAGATCTCTACGTCTGATAAAGTTCGCCTCTCCCTTGTGTGAATAAGTAGtgctgtaaatatatatatatatatatatatttattattattatttttttcaatttataaaaaatggaattttataTTAATGTGTTTTTAACTCCTGGGGTTTCTTTCACTAGGGACAACTAAGTGTCCAGAGAGGACAATTATCACTACAACTCACTGAATGCTTTATCTATATTGTTTGTGGATTAGGAACCTGAATTAACCATTGACTCTTTCCGATCCAGTCTGCATTCCcttctcctggagaaaaggaaacattttttttctgaaaacccCTGTacaatcaaaaatatttttcaggtcACTTTAGAGGTTTGTCCAATTATTAAAAAGAGTATCAAGAAAAGGTAATACATAGAGGCTAAGGAGCCAAAGTTAGAAGACAAGAGGAACAGCTTTGGTAGAGATGGTAATAGATCTGTCATTCTTGGCTCTGCTGGGTGATTTCATTACTGAGAAATTAACACCCTCCTAAAGTTTAGCCTGAAAATACATGTAAAAACGAAAACCTAAATATACTGTGGCCTTACTGTGACTTTTGGCATTGTGAATCTCCTCCTTCCACAAGCTGGGCCAaaggggctgtggtgggagtgatgccttttcctggtcttaaaatcaagaatcatacccggttagaaggggaaaagggattttaccttggtatttattttaaggatccttaggtgcacacgtccaggtcatatgcatcgagatgcgcCCCaccgagtgtgtgtgtgtgtttgtgtccccaacattaggtataacattataggttttactaattagcatatctatccaagattccccaatgagaggctcaagtgagcccccctccccaaggatccTTCcactggatggttctatcttggtttacagaatgtgttctggagaggaccttggggtctggggcacaccgatccctaactacgaagcttctaaaatgttgagtctcttagcttgacaaacaagtccaagaatgtaggcaaaacccactaagaatacagaagttgtaaaaggtataataggggtataaaagaaaaggcaaaaaatcttcatggcatcaggagcagtgcctgcccagcagaggaagcaaaaggcagggagctcagcgAGCACAGTTCCCTCTCAGTGGAACAGCGAGTTCTGCTGTTGGCAGCGATCCTCCTCTGGGAGgtccctgcctgctctcctcACTCTTGCCTGCTTGTTCCTGGCCCCTCAGAGGACTTCCCTCTCTGACGTGGGCCACAGCAGCTTTCTTTCCCATGCTCTCAATGAGGAGGGGCAGGTTTTaagcagcactgggaggatTAATTAATATTTGAGCTGTTTCAACCATCATGACTTCTGGTTGCATTCATGAGACAAAATTAATAGCCTGGCTCTAGAGTGTTGCAGAAATGCAATACCGAGATGTGACTGCTGGACACAATCACCGCTTGAGTCACTTTGTCATTTTTTCAGGTAGCTGCAATGGATGGACATTCTCTAAGAACCATTGGGTTAAATACAAAGAAGGACACTTTTCAGGCAATTTGAGaaacttctctccttttattatttcttcaaaCATACATATGTAGATATTACTGAAGGGCAGCTATACCAGAGTAGCTCAACTGCCTAAACTAAGGGTAACTGGGCAATAATCTCACACTAACAATCCTAAAGGACCTCTTGACGCGATGATGATGAAACTAGTTCCTATTAGGAAAACTTGGACTACCTATTCTCCTATGGTAAAGTGAGTTAAAACTATTATCTTCACTTCCACAGACTGAGATGAACTACATCTTTACAAAACCATTATAAAGTACATACAGGTCACTGAAAAAACTACACTAATTTTCTAACAGGCTCGGTTTTGGTCTTCCAGGTGTGCCAGGCAACCTCTCAGCATCAGTGTCTTCCGTGAGGATGTGCAGGTGGAGCCAGTTTCTGCCTTACAGACTTTGGGCAATATTGCAACAGCACCGTCATGACTGGAAGGTGAAGGGCAAGGCAACGCAGAGATGTGTGTCTGCACGGTGAATCCATGTGCCGCAGCATCTTCCATCCatgggagcaggaaagcagcttcaggattgccagtgaaaaaagcaagaatgaTGCCGTGCTCACGTGGCTGCCATCGGgtgtgagcccccccagcacagctctgtgcagggaattcctctcagaggctggagagcagcgtcCAGAGGCGGAATCGCAGCTGACCATAAGCTTGCATCGCCTCCGCGTGGGCGGCCGGATCTCGGGCCAGGTGCTCAAAGAGGTTGAGCGGCTCGACCGTTCGCATTGCCGGCGGCAAGCTGATCTCCGCAGGAAGCCTCTTGTTGCCCAGGACAAAGTGCTCCAGGCGTTTCAACTGCAGGCAGCGGCGCAGGTATGCCATGATGTCCCACAGCCGCCGCTCAAATTCCCTCCTGCGCCACTTGGACAGCGGTACGGTGGTCAGCACGTGCATGACCACAGTCTTCCAGGTCGAGCTGGAAAAACCTGTGCCCCTCAGGATGtaggtgaagagctgcaggcatttcaggtgcaagctctcacacggcacctgcctggccacgtgctggaagaattttgcctctgccacagcgtaCGTCTCAGGCCACGCTGTGCTTGCGATGGACTCGGCCTTGGCGGGCCggctgctcacagagctgctggagccgcctttctgggcctctgtgggctggctgACCACAAAGATGTCGGAGTCCCCGTGGCGCACCCCAAACAGCATCTCCACCatcaggctctccttgcctttgCTCAGCCGGAATTGGCAGGAccggctgcagggctgaaacaccAAGTGCCACGAGTACGactgaggcaaatgcagccacGAGCATCTCACCAGCTGGTAGAACCAGTGGGAGGTTTTCTCCACGTCCAGGTAGGAGCCAGTGCAGAGTGTCTCTAGGaggctgggcttctgcttcCGCCGCAGCTCCTTCTGCGagtggtgcaggaagcacaacagcttctcgcccagctgctccctctcgcacgtgcacaccagctccacacggacgcagaaggtccttgctgccatctgcccggcactgttcagctccaggtggaaggCGTGTCCCGGCGGGGGATTCAGTGGGACCAGCATGCGGTACACCACATCCTGCTCACGGGGACTCCAACCCTcaaaggcactgcccaccccgaTGGCTTCTTGAGGCACCGGGTAGAAACTATTGCTCACGCTGTCAGTAAAGACACGCGTGAAGCTCTCCATCAGCTCCGCTGCCACTGAGCGACCTCTCTCCACGTCCTCGACAGGACACTGTATGCGATCCACTAAAAGGATCCCTCGCTTATTCCCAACGTCCCGGgtgtcttcttcctcttcagttCCACCACGGCTGCCTTTGTCCTTGCCATCACCGCGGccttctttttcactggcagccacatttccaccttcttcttcttttccatcttcattcttcttgcctttcacattcgcatccctgttttcctgatccTTCCCATTCCGATCACTGGTTCTGTGTTCACTGGAATGCCTGTCTTCCTTCACCTTCACATTGTTGCTGTCTCCTTCACTTGCTTTATCAGCACCTTCTTCAGTTGAAGCAACATTgccgtgctcctctccatttccatcttcatttttttctcccttcatatCGGCAGCACTGCCTTTCTCATCTTTGTCTCCATCATTGCCTTCTTCGTTTCCAACgtcattcttttcttcctcagttGCAGCAAAACCACAATGGTCTACTGCATTCCCACcatcactgctgtcttcctgtCCTGTCCAATCACTGCTTCTTTGCTCACCGGcatcactgctttcctccaccTTCAGATCcgcattttctccctttccatctCCCTCGTATTGACCTTCTTTTACATCATCATTGTTGCCGGCCTTCGTATTTGCATCaatggttttttctt encodes:
- the LOC138104455 gene encoding inositol 1,4,5-trisphosphate receptor-interacting protein-like 1; protein product: MKGEKNEDGNGEEHGNVASTEEGADKASEGDSNNVKVKEDRHSSEHRTSDRNGKDQENRDANVKGKKNEDGKEEEGGNVAASEKEGRGDGKDKGSRGGTEEEEDTRDVGNKRGILLVDRIQCPVEDVERGRSVAAELMESFTRVFTDSVSNSFYPVPQEAIGVGSAFEGWSPREQDVVYRMLVPLNPPPGHAFHLELNSAGQMAARTFCVRVELVCTCEREQLGEKLLCFLHHSQKELRRKQKPSLLETLCTGSYLDVEKTSHWFYQLVRCSWLHLPQSYSWHLVFQPCSRSCQFRLSKGKESLMVEMLFGVRHGDSDIFVVSQPTEAQKGGSSSSVSSRPAKAESIASTAWPETYAVAEAKFFQHVARQVPCESLHLKCLQLFTYILRGTGFSSSTWKTVVMHVLTTVPLSKWRRREFERRLWDIMAYLRRCLQLKRLEHFVLGNKRLPAEISLPPAMRTVEPLNLFEHLARDPAAHAEAMQAYGQLRFRLWTLLSSL